The genomic DNA agcatgttttttatgacataaaaaagatttatggcgtcgtcttgttttcaacactattattatagtagtgcacatgtgcaatataacatgtactacaattgcattacatgcttaaaattagctttttgagtctagtttagcttttagggttagtttttttggaggttttaggattaggattaggtttttgggtgtgggggggggggtttaggtttttgggggggtggggtggggagtttaggtttttttcgggtttctgtttagggtttagttttaggtttttgggggtgggggtgggggggtttaggtttttgaggggtggGGGGTGTTAGGCTTTTGGTgtgagggtgaatttaggtttttgggtgtggggggaggggggtttaggttttgggtgggggggggggtggggtggggtggggggtttaggtttttttcgggtttatgtttagggtttagttttaggtttttgaggggtggggggggttaggcttttggtgggagggtgaatttaggtttttggggggtgggggtgggggggggggtttaggtttttggggggtgtcggtgggggtgggttaagtggtttaggctttccgtattagtgcacatgtgcagtacaacaaaaaaaaaaaattttaatttttttccatacataaaaagtagcgatttttctttaaaaaattgtaaaaaaaaaaattggtatttttttaggttttttttaggtttttttagttagttttttggttttctcatttaaactagttttctcatgatccatcccctatatatatatatatacatatatatatacatatatatatacatatatatatataaacatatatatgtatatatattttaataaccTGCCAACCCACGCGGTgcacccacgccccgccataccctaCGGACATGTCACTAGGCGGTGGGAGGGCTCGAACtacacgtgtcaactcatgcccccaacccaagccccaccatacccaaTGGTCTAAAATGGACCCTTTCtttttcttgatgtttattttGAAGGCAAGAACGTAAGGCCATGGTATATTTTGATGTACGTGGAAAAGATGGTTCCTTTAATTGTTCTTCAGTCATTTGCAATTGTAATGTATTCTTTTTATCCAAAAGGCAGTTGACCTGGTAACTTCCAGATCTGGAAAGATTGTATATGGAAATGACCCACTCCAACACTTCCAAATCATTTTCATGCATATGCACTTCCACGCTTTTTGTGTCTATAAAAGGACCTTAGACATTGGTTCATTCACAAAAGAATTAGGGTTTTTATCAGCATGTCACTTGTTGCTGGGAGGGTGATAGGCGATGTTGTCGACCAATTCACACCGAGTGTGAGGATGGAAGTAGCCTTTAATCCCCAGTACCCCGTCGTCGTTAACGGCCATGAGCTCAAGCCTAATCTTGTTACCTCTAAACCTAGTGTTAATATTGGCGGTGTTGACATGAGATCATCTTATACTCTTGTAATACATTCTCTATATCTTAATTATCTTTACACCCACAAAAATCTACATATATTTTATGTATCCGCTTAAGTTTACTTGTAGGTCATGACTGACCCGGATGCTCCAAGTCCAAGTGACCCATACTTGAGAGAACATCTTCATTGGTAAGAATTGTCATTAATATATAAAACATCTTCATATATAACTAACTAACTAGACTCTATATATGTTACAGGATTGTCACAGACATTCCTGGTACAACTGATGCAACTTTTGGTAAGTCAATATGTCATGCATAGACTATATATATGATCAAACTATATTGATTAATTAtgacacacacatacatatattacAGGAAGGGAGATTGTGAGCTATGAAAAGCCAAAGCCAGTGATGGGAATCCATCGCTATGTGTTGTTATTGTTCAAGCAAAGAGCTAGGCAATCAGTGAGGCCACCGGTTTCACGAGATCGATTCAACACTCGTGCCTTTTCTCAAGAAAACGACTTGGGGTTGCCAGTTGCTGCTATGTACTTCCATGCTCAAAGAGAAAATGCCCCCCGCAGAAGATAATTCAATTTCATACGTATAAGATGAAATATTATAAGGCAAAATAAAACAACTAAGTTGTGGCTTCCATCATGCATTTTGTAATCTTTCTGAGATATGTATTTTGCTAATTTCTTGTTTTAAAAGTACTTGTAATGACTGAACTTTTGAAGCTCAAGGGATAAAATATGTATTTTGCTAAATGGCTGAACTTTTAAAGCTCGCGGGATTACACAAATATAAAATTGGGTAAAGATCAAATACGAAGTTAATTTTctctaggaaggataggaagccataggattatgacatgtggcaaattttaaaataaagagaaagggtattttagtcaatccaactctttcttcttcctttttcaaaacccagtaaattcaaaaacccatcattttcaaaatccaccatcttcaactatttcttcactttatatctcaataatcactacattatagtgcgattttcatcacaaatcaatgattcagaacccgatcaacgtgttcttcagctttttttttgaagaaacccagtttaatttcataaaaaaatctcgttttttccggtgattttggagataatcactcgattcgttcgattcgagcgttgataagtgtttctatcattcaaattccgacaattgatgaagaaatcggcttcgatccatgtaagaaattctttaatttcattttcatgatctgggttttttatttagtcattgcgttttacgatctttgcgggggtccgggggcggcagcccccggtagcggggtcccaggggcggcagcccctggcggggtccaaggggcagagcccctggctggaaatttttttttctattaaattgctgtactaaaaacgcatcagaaaaattaaatttccataaattggctcatttcgaagacagtaattcgtagacaattcagacagttcacagtgacagacagttttatgtgtccattgcgttttagaaataagacagttcacagtgacagacagttcacagtgacagacagctattgcgttttagaaaaaaacacatttttaagtgtttttagtcattgtgttttaggtaaaacacattttttaggtgttttcagtccattgcgttttagaatgagtcatttttaagtgttttctggccattgcgttttacatataagacatttctttgtgtttttggtgcattgcgttttaggtaaaacacttttttatgtgttttcagtccattgcgttttagaaaacagacattttaagtgtattctggccattgcgttttacaaataagtcatttttttgtgtttttggtgcattgcgttttaggtaaaacacatttttatgtgttttctggccattgcgttttacaaaaaagtcatttctttgtgttttttgtgcattgcgttttagaaaaatgtcattttttagggtttttttttcattgcgttttacgatactggggttttttctattgcgttttacgcaactgggttttaaattttttttttcaaaatatagcaatagtatactcgttttaaagataaaaaaacactcgtttttttggtgcaatttttataaaaaaataatgtcgtatgaaagagttattaacgtttaaaaaatggggggaattggaggagagagaaactattggcttggattgactagattGCCCCTGAAAAAagtcacgcgcctctttttttactttcaatttccctgatttaatcttagcccttgattaagtaaatggatggtcaagatcacttcctagccttcctagccaaataaacttcctattatatctccACCCATATAAAATTTAGTGAGTGGATGTTTAAATTTCAGAAATATATATTGTTAGATATTTACATATTTGTactaaccatatctatatattaataaattgtAATGAATTCTTAAAGTTTATGATAACGATAATTATACAAATAGAGTTAAAAGAATGTTAATTATATAtgg from Helianthus annuus cultivar XRQ/B chromosome 7, HanXRQr2.0-SUNRISE, whole genome shotgun sequence includes the following:
- the LOC110869286 gene encoding CEN-like protein 1, with protein sequence MSLVAGRVIGDVVDQFTPSVRMEVAFNPQYPVVVNGHELKPNLVTSKPSVNIGGVDMRSSYTLVMTDPDAPSPSDPYLREHLHWIVTDIPGTTDATFGREIVSYEKPKPVMGIHRYVLLLFKQRARQSVRPPVSRDRFNTRAFSQENDLGLPVAAMYFHAQRENAPRRR